The Pseudomonadota bacterium DNA window CAGCAGAACTGGCAGAAGATGATCGAAGGTTATATCGAGCGCAACAAAAACATAAAAAGGATCATCTGGGTCTATGATGCGCGGAGAGAATTCGACAACCTCGACGAAATGCTGCTGGAATGGTTTTTTGACCGGAAATTGCATTTTACGCTGGTACTCACAAAAACCGATAAAGAGAGCAGGAACTTTGTAGATATTAAGAAAAGACTATCCAGACAATGGATCGGTGAAGGAGAAATCTTTACTTTTTCTGCGAAAACAGGAGATGGGAGAAAGGAACTTCTCACTCACATATTCAGTACCGCTGATACTTGATAAAACAGAAACGATACTGGATACTCGATGCCAGATTGAGTGAAAAACAGAATCAAATATCAAGAGTCCAGTCTCAAGAAACAGGTATCAATAAACAAGTATCAATAATTATTTTGTTATGTTATCTCAAATCCTTAAGAGTAAATATTGATTTAAAAATGTAACCTTTTGATTCTATTGCCTCTTTCCCACCTTCCAGTCTATCCAGCATCACAATAATACCTCTTACATTGTAGCCTTCCTGTTTGGTAATTTCTACTGCCTTCAAAGAAGAGCCACCCGTGGTCACGACATCTTCGAGGATAACCACATTCATACCTTTCTTCAGGTTTTTTGCACCTTCTATCCATAGATTTTTCCCATGCCCCTTAGGTTCTTTTCTTATAAAGAATCCTGCCAGATTGTCTTTTAAGCTATAAGAGCTTAAAACGACAGCGCAAACAAGTGGATCTGCCCCTACGCTCACCC harbors:
- the yihA gene encoding ribosome biogenesis GTP-binding protein YihA/YsxC, coding for MRILNAEYVKGTLEPENRGMSNIPEVCFIGRSNVGKSSMINTLVMQKVARTSSTPGATRMVNLYSIDYEYRGVRQQLIFSDFPGFGYSKVSKVMQQNWQKMIEGYIERNKNIKRIIWVYDARREFDNLDEMLLEWFFDRKLHFTLVLTKTDKESRNFVDIKKRLSRQWIGEGEIFTFSAKTGDGRKELLTHIFSTADT
- the pyrE gene encoding orotate phosphoribosyltransferase codes for the protein LSYEEGEFILKSGKKSTYYIDARETALNPEGMYLTGNIMYKMVREIPGIEAVGGVSVGADPLVCAVVLSSYSLKDNLAGFFIRKEPKGHGKNLWIEGAKNLKKGMNVVILEDVVTTGGSSLKAVEITKQEGYNVRGIIVMLDRLEGGKEAIESKGYIFKSIFTLKDLR